From one Sporohalobacter salinus genomic stretch:
- a CDS encoding 5-guanidino-2-oxopentanoate decarboxylase, with protein sequence MAKKSEQVGADLVVKSLEDLQVETVFGIPGIHNLDIYDSLISSNVEHVTARHEQGAGFMADGYARTNGKPGVCLVISGPGLTNIITPMGQAMADSVPMVVISSQLPTSDLGQGTGFLHEIKNSTYLTKSVAKKSKRVMHKDKIGASIKEAYHLSMTGRPGPVHVEVPLDVLQTPISNKQLSINNNSISYNPWEDLNQDDKIDSTVNLLQKADKPIIIAGGGSSQSTEELKKLVERLKAPVVQTVAGKGVISEKHPLCLGASIKFNSIQKRIKNSDCVLAVGTELAPTDLESTDLKIEGTLIQIDIDPGNFQRNFPADISLRGNALQMLSKINDKLNLKGIDNNKLQVEQIRYSKEELISHRRVKESELDFTLNVLEVIREVISDDGILVADMTSPAYVARSEYPAHKPQTFLHPIGYGTLGYALPAAVGAKFADPKKEIVALAGDGGFQFTMQELGVLLEYEFTLPIIIWNNGGFGEIRKNEKMRHPGETIAVNHKNPNLKDLARSYEFSFSSVSKSSELKLALEGALTKYKSEIIEIDVNKREG encoded by the coding sequence GTGGCAAAGAAATCAGAGCAAGTTGGAGCTGATCTAGTTGTAAAAAGTTTAGAAGACCTTCAAGTAGAAACAGTATTTGGGATTCCTGGAATTCATAATCTTGATATTTATGATTCACTTATATCCAGTAATGTAGAACATGTAACGGCAAGGCATGAACAAGGAGCTGGATTTATGGCTGATGGATATGCTAGGACTAATGGAAAACCTGGTGTATGTTTAGTTATTTCCGGGCCAGGATTAACAAATATAATTACTCCTATGGGGCAAGCAATGGCTGATTCAGTTCCTATGGTAGTAATATCCAGTCAATTACCTACTTCTGATTTAGGTCAGGGAACAGGATTTCTTCATGAAATTAAAAATTCTACATATTTAACAAAAAGTGTAGCTAAGAAAAGCAAGAGGGTAATGCATAAGGATAAAATTGGAGCAAGTATTAAAGAAGCATATCATTTATCAATGACTGGACGACCGGGTCCTGTACATGTAGAAGTTCCATTAGATGTACTGCAAACTCCTATATCTAATAAGCAATTATCAATAAATAATAACTCAATTTCTTATAATCCTTGGGAAGATTTAAATCAAGATGACAAAATTGACTCTACTGTAAACTTACTTCAAAAGGCTGATAAGCCGATAATTATTGCTGGCGGAGGTAGTAGCCAGTCTACAGAAGAATTAAAGAAATTAGTTGAAAGGTTAAAAGCACCTGTGGTACAGACTGTTGCTGGAAAAGGAGTTATTTCTGAAAAGCATCCGCTGTGTTTGGGGGCTAGTATAAAGTTTAATAGTATTCAGAAAAGAATTAAGAATTCTGATTGTGTGCTAGCAGTTGGTACTGAACTTGCGCCAACAGATCTAGAAAGTACAGACTTAAAGATAGAGGGTACACTCATTCAGATTGATATTGATCCAGGTAATTTTCAGCGAAACTTTCCTGCAGATATTTCTTTACGAGGAAATGCGCTGCAAATGTTAAGTAAAATAAATGATAAGCTTAATTTAAAAGGTATTGATAATAATAAACTGCAAGTGGAACAAATAAGATATAGCAAAGAGGAATTAATTAGTCATAGAAGAGTAAAAGAGTCGGAATTAGATTTTACTTTAAATGTGTTGGAGGTTATTAGAGAAGTTATTTCAGATGATGGTATTTTGGTGGCAGATATGACTTCGCCTGCTTATGTAGCTAGAAGCGAATATCCGGCACATAAACCGCAGACTTTCTTGCATCCGATAGGTTATGGAACTTTAGGTTATGCTTTACCTGCTGCAGTAGGAGCAAAGTTTGCTGATCCTAAAAAGGAGATTGTAGCTTTAGCAGGAGATGGTGGATTTCAATTTACAATGCAGGAATTAGGAGTTCTTTTGGAATATGAATTCACTTTACCTATTATCATTTGGAATAATGGAGGTTTTGGAGAAATTAGAAAGAATGAAAAGATGCGTCACCCAGGTGAAACTATTGCAGTTAATCATAAGAATCCAAATTTGAAGGATTTAGCTAGATCTTATGAATTTTCTTTTTCTTCTGTTAGTAAGTCTTCTGAACTGAAGTTGGCTTTAGAAGGAGCATTAACAAAATATAAATCAGAAATTATTGAAATTGATGTTAATAAAAGGGAGGGTTAA
- the hisC gene encoding histidinol-phosphate transaminase, translating to MVDEIRRTIKNLPPYEHGKTIKELKKEFGLDKIAKLCFNENPYAPYPSCLKAMKKELENLNYYPDANYIELKESIGRKLSVPKKNIALSHGAVGILEILSKLFIKKGTEVIIPESTYGLYEDLSKGLGAVVKEVPLASDRINVEVILDQITSETKLIWLCNPHNPTGTIINGNDFEHFLNQLPEHVWVVVDEAYYEFTNTEEFPNTITTIKEGKNVIAVRTFSKAYGMAGLRLGYAIADQVIIGAVKQASQPFNTNKAALVGAKAVLKDGSYFEEAVNKINNSKKNLISELRSMGCQVLPSHTNFVFFRTPYPADEISEELLQKGIMVAAGSRWNYDRGIRVSIGKPEENKKFLKELKRIINKKKNK from the coding sequence GTGGTGGATGAAATTCGTAGAACTATAAAGAATTTGCCTCCTTATGAGCATGGTAAAACAATTAAAGAGCTAAAAAAAGAATTTGGTTTGGATAAAATAGCAAAGTTATGTTTTAATGAAAATCCATATGCTCCTTATCCCAGTTGCTTAAAGGCTATGAAAAAGGAACTTGAAAACTTAAATTATTATCCGGATGCAAATTATATAGAATTAAAAGAATCAATAGGTAGAAAGCTTAGCGTGCCCAAAAAGAATATTGCTTTATCACATGGAGCAGTGGGAATTTTAGAAATATTGAGTAAACTATTTATTAAAAAAGGAACTGAAGTTATTATTCCAGAATCGACTTATGGTTTATATGAAGATTTATCTAAAGGATTAGGAGCAGTAGTGAAGGAAGTTCCTTTAGCTTCTGATAGAATAAATGTAGAAGTCATTTTAGACCAAATAACTTCAGAAACTAAATTAATTTGGCTTTGTAATCCTCATAATCCTACAGGAACAATTATTAATGGCAATGATTTCGAACACTTTTTGAATCAACTTCCAGAACATGTATGGGTTGTAGTTGATGAAGCTTATTATGAGTTTACTAATACTGAAGAATTTCCTAATACTATTACTACAATTAAAGAAGGGAAGAATGTAATTGCAGTGCGAACTTTTTCTAAGGCTTATGGTATGGCTGGGCTTAGACTTGGCTATGCTATTGCTGATCAAGTAATAATAGGAGCAGTTAAGCAAGCTAGTCAACCATTTAATACTAATAAAGCGGCTCTTGTAGGAGCTAAAGCTGTTTTAAAAGATGGAAGTTATTTTGAAGAAGCTGTCAATAAAATAAATAATAGTAAGAAGAATCTAATTTCTGAACTAAGAAGCATGGGATGTCAGGTACTTCCTTCTCATACCAATTTTGTATTTTTTCGTACCCCCTATCCTGCTGATGAAATTTCTGAAGAATTATTACAAAAGGGGATTATGGTAGCTGCTGGGAGCAGGTGGAATTATGATAGAGGAATTAGAGTTTCTATAGGAAAACCGGAAGAAAATAAAAAATTTCTAAAAGAATTAAAAAGGATTATTAATAAAAAGAAGAATAAATAA
- a CDS encoding QueT transporter family protein → MKINSKLITKIAGVAAIYAVLTILLAPISYGAIQVRIAEALTLLPFFLGNWAAVGLWIGCIFANMFGGLGLIDIIGGSTLTLVAGLFTARANNIWEAGIYPVVINAFGVGLILNRTLGLPYWSTSFYVGIGELISVYIVGVPAISITMKKIGSIFNT, encoded by the coding sequence ATGAAGATTAATAGCAAATTAATTACTAAAATAGCTGGAGTAGCAGCTATATATGCAGTATTGACTATTTTATTGGCACCAATTAGTTATGGAGCAATTCAAGTAAGAATAGCCGAAGCTTTAACTTTATTACCTTTCTTTTTAGGTAATTGGGCAGCAGTTGGTTTATGGATTGGATGTATTTTTGCTAATATGTTTGGTGGTTTAGGTTTAATAGATATTATTGGAGGTAGTACTTTAACGTTAGTTGCTGGTTTATTTACAGCTAGAGCTAATAATATATGGGAAGCTGGTATTTATCCTGTTGTAATTAATGCCTTTGGAGTAGGACTAATTTTAAATCGTACTTTAGGACTGCCTTATTGGAGTACGAGTTTTTATGTAGGAATAGGGGAATTAATATCTGTTTATATCGTAGGTGTACCTGCAATTAGTATAACTATGAAGAAAATTGGTAGTATATTTAATACTTAA
- a CDS encoding ATP-binding protein, which translates to MGQDKELYMTIGLPRSGKSTWIEKNAEDGVVVSADSLRKKVYGQRFWEDGEGLLWWIRGIFLRELLEQGVKIYIDETNVTKERRSKIIGLAHEYGYEVIGIWIGTDKESCLNRCREISIEEYKLMKPAIEQMAATFKKPTKDEGFKEIIKDK; encoded by the coding sequence ATGGGGCAAGATAAAGAATTATATATGACAATAGGATTGCCGCGTAGTGGAAAATCTACCTGGATTGAGAAAAATGCAGAAGATGGAGTAGTTGTTTCTGCTGATTCTCTACGAAAGAAAGTATATGGACAGAGATTTTGGGAAGATGGTGAGGGATTACTTTGGTGGATTAGAGGAATTTTTCTAAGAGAACTGCTTGAACAAGGAGTTAAAATTTATATTGATGAAACAAATGTAACTAAAGAGCGGCGATCTAAGATAATTGGTCTTGCACATGAATATGGTTATGAAGTAATTGGAATTTGGATTGGAACTGACAAGGAAAGCTGTCTTAATAGATGTCGAGAAATATCCATAGAAGAGTATAAATTGATGAAACCAGCGATTGAACAGATGGCTGCTACGTTTAAAAAGCCAACCAAAGATGAAGGTTTTAAAGAGATAATTAAAGATAAATAA
- a CDS encoding O-acetylhomoserine aminocarboxypropyltransferase/cysteine synthase family protein encodes MTNEKNLGFDTLSVHAGYEPEPTTGSRAVPIYQTTSYVFDDAEHAAQLFAQEKEGNIYTRLGNPTNAVFEKRVAVLEGGEAGLAIASGMAAINLTVLTLLESGDEIVASRSIYGGTFHLFTETLPKYGIETTFVDPDSLEGWKAAITEDTKIIYLESPGNPLLDLVDIKAVSEIAHKYNIKVVVDNTFNTPYLSQPLSLGADIVIHSATKYIGGHGNSIGGIIVGPEDLITDMRSEGYRDTGPALSPMNSWLFIQGLETLSLRMKKHCKNAQEIAEWLEDHPKVEWVRYPGLESHPHHELAKKQQKDFGGMICFEVKGGLEAGKKLINNVRLCSLLANIGDTRTLIIHPASTTHEQLSKEDQKKAGITEGLIRLSVGIENVEDIIADLSQAFAQLN; translated from the coding sequence ATGACAAATGAAAAGAATTTAGGGTTTGATACGTTATCTGTTCATGCAGGTTATGAACCAGAACCTACAACAGGTTCACGAGCAGTTCCTATTTATCAGACAACATCTTATGTATTTGATGATGCTGAACATGCTGCTCAATTATTTGCTCAAGAAAAAGAGGGAAATATCTATACTAGACTAGGTAACCCAACTAATGCAGTATTTGAAAAACGAGTAGCGGTATTGGAAGGTGGAGAAGCAGGGTTAGCTATAGCTTCAGGAATGGCAGCTATAAATTTAACCGTCTTAACACTGTTAGAATCTGGTGATGAAATTGTTGCTTCTAGATCTATTTATGGTGGTACTTTTCATTTATTTACTGAAACCCTTCCTAAATATGGAATCGAAACTACCTTTGTTGATCCAGACAGTTTAGAAGGTTGGAAAGCAGCAATTACGGAGGACACAAAGATTATCTATTTAGAATCCCCAGGGAATCCATTATTAGATTTAGTAGATATCAAAGCAGTATCTGAGATTGCTCATAAATATAATATTAAAGTAGTTGTTGATAATACCTTTAATACTCCGTATTTGTCTCAACCTTTAAGTTTAGGAGCAGATATTGTTATTCATTCAGCAACCAAATATATCGGCGGTCACGGTAATTCAATAGGCGGAATTATTGTTGGACCTGAAGATTTAATTACGGATATGAGAAGCGAAGGGTATCGCGATACTGGACCGGCATTAAGTCCAATGAATTCTTGGCTGTTTATTCAGGGACTAGAGACTTTGTCATTGCGGATGAAAAAACATTGTAAAAATGCTCAAGAAATAGCAGAATGGTTAGAAGACCATCCTAAGGTAGAGTGGGTACGATATCCTGGTCTTGAAAGTCATCCGCATCATGAATTGGCTAAAAAGCAACAGAAGGATTTTGGTGGAATGATCTGTTTTGAAGTTAAGGGCGGTTTAGAAGCAGGTAAAAAATTAATTAATAATGTTAGATTATGTTCTTTATTAGCAAATATAGGTGATACTAGGACTTTAATTATTCATCCGGCTTCTACAACTCATGAACAGTTATCAAAAGAAGATCAAAAGAAAGCAGGTATTACGGAAGGGTTAATCAGATTATCAGTAGGTATTGAAAATGTAGAAGATATTATTGCGGATTTAAGTCAGGCTTTTGCTCAATTAAATTAA
- the metX gene encoding homoserine O-acetyltransferase MetX: MSIPSEKISSINSVGLVKPKNLTLFKEKEFNFESGAKLNQIDVTYETYGTLNSNKDNVILICHPLTASAHAAGWHSKDDKKPGLWDPLIGPGKVIDTNQYYVICSNVLGGCYGTTGPASINPETKEEYGLNFPTVTIKDMVNLQKALMDKLKIEHLFAVIGGSMGGMQALKWTVEYPSFIEKAIPIGTSGRLKARNIAFNQLAIEAIKNDPDWQNGDYYDSEQKPINGMALARKIGIITYRTNKSFQSKFGRDRIEDKDLYSLDNQFQVNSYLDYQGEKFINRFDANSYIYLTKAMDLYDLGRGYKSFKTALSRIQAKILLITINSDKLFPPEESMELVKGLQEVGGKIKHDQINSEFGHDAFLIEFNKLYDPIRNFLQD, encoded by the coding sequence TTGAGCATTCCTAGTGAAAAAATAAGTTCAATAAATAGTGTAGGCTTAGTAAAACCAAAGAACTTAACTTTATTTAAAGAAAAAGAATTTAATTTTGAATCTGGAGCTAAGTTAAATCAAATAGATGTTACTTATGAGACTTATGGAACTTTGAATTCAAATAAAGATAATGTAATTTTAATCTGTCATCCTTTAACAGCTAGTGCTCACGCTGCTGGCTGGCATTCTAAAGATGATAAAAAACCTGGTTTATGGGATCCTTTAATCGGACCTGGTAAAGTAATTGATACAAATCAATATTATGTAATCTGTAGCAATGTTTTAGGAGGATGTTATGGAACTACAGGTCCTGCTTCAATCAATCCAGAAACTAAAGAAGAATATGGACTTAATTTTCCAACGGTAACTATTAAAGATATGGTTAATTTACAGAAAGCTTTAATGGACAAATTAAAAATTGAACATCTTTTTGCTGTAATTGGAGGTTCAATGGGAGGAATGCAGGCTTTAAAGTGGACTGTTGAATATCCTAGCTTTATAGAAAAAGCTATTCCCATTGGGACATCTGGTCGTTTAAAGGCTAGAAATATAGCTTTTAATCAATTAGCGATTGAAGCAATCAAGAATGATCCAGATTGGCAGAATGGAGATTATTATGATTCTGAACAAAAGCCTATTAATGGTATGGCTTTGGCTCGTAAGATTGGTATTATTACTTATAGAACTAATAAATCTTTTCAATCTAAATTTGGTAGAGATAGAATAGAGGATAAGGATTTATATAGTTTGGATAATCAATTCCAGGTTAATAGTTATTTAGATTATCAGGGAGAAAAGTTTATAAATCGTTTTGATGCTAATTCTTATATCTATCTCACCAAGGCTATGGATCTTTATGATTTAGGGCGTGGTTATAAGTCTTTTAAAACGGCTTTAAGTAGGATTCAAGCTAAGATTTTATTAATTACTATTAATTCTGATAAGTTATTTCCTCCAGAAGAATCAATGGAGTTAGTAAAAGGACTGCAAGAAGTAGGAGGGAAGATAAAACATGATCAAATTAATTCTGAATTTGGTCATGATGCATTTTTAATTGAATTTAATAAATTGTATGATCCTATACGGAATTTTCTTCAAGACTAA